In Pseudonocardia sp. C8, one genomic interval encodes:
- a CDS encoding ABC transporter ATP-binding protein, whose amino-acid sequence MLRSRTARPARPGWISRLARACLVHRRVTLGALGASMAGVGLEAVGPLLIRSGVNGVVGGDAGVLAPVVLGLLVLGAAKFAGAFVRRYLGGTMALNVQHDLRRAVFAAVQRMDGVRQDRLRTGQVASRSISDLQLVQGFLSMVPLSAGTVVLVVVAVAAMLWLSPLLTVVALVMLPVAFLATNGIRRALFPATWSAQQRAAEIAQQVEETVTGVRVVKGFGQEGREIAALERRAHRLYGERLRAAGLTARLNPALLALPGLGQVAVIGVGGYLATQGTIDLGTFLAFTAYVGMLVGPARLIGALVVTGQLTRAAAERVFEIIDAEPEIVDPERPRTLPEGPLAVELDDVRFGYEPAGSGPDGDAAPDPVLDGLSLRVEPGETLALVGPPGSGKSTVALLLPRFYDPQAGSLRIGGIDLRELRLRDLRAELGVVFEEAFLFSDTIRNNIAYGRPDATDAEIRAAAEAAQVAGFVEDLPDGYDTEVGERGLTLSGGQRQRIALARSVLTRPRVLVLDDATSAVDTATEAAIHGTLRDLTAERTTLLVAHRRSTLALADRIAVLDRGRVVDIGTEDELRGRCPLFRELLATGPADELGGADPAAPDRPAPDDLAPGHAGRVDGSRGDRSRADGSRSAPVPVDAVPATVGAGGTAPAGIGGITPELWPDVERTDDPDRALGREAGGPAGWAGTVSATPELLEKVARLPPATESPRLRGQGDPTAPDPHFRLSSLLRPVRLLLVLGVVLMAADALATLALPSIARVAVDSGIAHGSTRVLLVAALAGLLIVVADAVVVGFQTLVTARAGESLLYLLRLRSYAHLQRLGLDYYERELAGRIMTRMTTDVDALSTFLQTGLAQALVSVLTIGGVAVALVATDAELALYALGWLLPLLAVVTVVFRRFSSRAYAEARERVSVVNADLQENVTGVRIAQAHVREELSYDRFGERSDAYRRSRLRAQRYIALYFPFVAFLSDIASAVVLGAGGAMILSGEITAGVLTAFLLYLTLFFGPVQQLSQVFDGYQQARVGLNRIAELLRTPTSVPDVPQHPVPVPERIRGAVELDHVTFSYDGAGTPALDDVSLRVSPGETVALVGATGAGKSTLIKLLARFYDAGEGQVRVDGVDVRRYPLAGYRSRLGVVPQEAHLFTGDVASNIAYGRPDASPERIEAAARAVGAHDLVRSLPAGFRTPVGERGQGLSAGQRQLVALARAELVDPDLLIFDEATAALDPATEATVLAAGERVAARRTAFVVAHRLQTARRSDRIVVLAGGRIVEQGPHDELVRAGGPYAALWRAGELEPEPDSPLAART is encoded by the coding sequence GTGCTCCGCTCCCGAACCGCCCGCCCGGCCCGACCCGGGTGGATCAGCCGCCTCGCCAGGGCCTGCCTCGTGCACCGCCGGGTCACCCTCGGTGCGCTCGGGGCGTCGATGGCCGGGGTGGGGCTGGAGGCGGTCGGCCCGCTGCTGATCCGGTCCGGGGTGAACGGCGTGGTCGGCGGCGACGCGGGCGTGCTGGCCCCGGTCGTGCTCGGGCTGCTGGTGCTCGGCGCCGCCAAGTTCGCGGGCGCGTTCGTCCGCCGCTACCTGGGCGGCACGATGGCCCTGAACGTGCAGCACGACCTGAGGCGGGCGGTGTTCGCCGCGGTCCAGCGGATGGACGGCGTGCGCCAGGACCGGTTGCGTACCGGGCAGGTCGCCTCGCGGTCCATCTCGGACTTGCAGCTGGTGCAGGGGTTCCTGTCGATGGTGCCGCTGTCCGCGGGGACGGTCGTGCTCGTGGTGGTGGCGGTGGCGGCGATGCTGTGGCTCTCGCCGCTGCTCACCGTGGTCGCGCTGGTGATGCTGCCGGTCGCGTTCCTGGCGACCAACGGGATCCGGCGCGCGCTGTTCCCGGCGACCTGGTCGGCCCAGCAGCGTGCGGCCGAGATCGCCCAGCAGGTCGAGGAGACCGTGACCGGCGTCCGGGTCGTCAAGGGCTTCGGGCAGGAGGGCCGCGAGATCGCGGCGCTGGAGCGCCGGGCGCACCGGCTCTACGGCGAGCGGCTGCGGGCGGCCGGCCTGACCGCCCGGCTGAACCCGGCCCTGCTCGCGCTGCCCGGCCTGGGGCAGGTCGCGGTGATCGGGGTCGGCGGGTACCTGGCCACGCAGGGCACGATCGACCTCGGCACCTTCCTGGCGTTCACGGCTTACGTCGGCATGCTGGTCGGGCCGGCCCGGCTGATCGGGGCGCTGGTCGTCACCGGCCAGCTCACCCGGGCCGCGGCGGAGCGGGTCTTCGAGATCATCGACGCCGAGCCGGAGATCGTGGACCCGGAGCGGCCACGCACCCTGCCCGAGGGGCCGCTGGCCGTGGAGCTCGACGACGTCCGGTTCGGCTACGAGCCGGCCGGCTCCGGCCCTGATGGCGATGCCGCGCCCGATCCGGTGCTGGACGGGCTGTCGCTGCGGGTCGAGCCGGGCGAGACGCTCGCCCTGGTCGGCCCGCCCGGGTCCGGCAAGTCGACGGTGGCGTTGCTGCTGCCGCGCTTCTACGACCCGCAGGCCGGCAGCCTGCGGATCGGCGGGATCGACCTGCGCGAGCTTCGGCTGCGTGACCTGCGGGCCGAGCTGGGGGTGGTGTTCGAGGAGGCGTTCCTGTTCTCCGACACCATCCGGAACAACATCGCCTACGGCCGGCCGGACGCGACCGACGCGGAGATCCGGGCCGCCGCGGAGGCCGCGCAGGTCGCCGGGTTCGTCGAGGACCTCCCCGACGGCTACGACACCGAGGTCGGCGAGCGCGGCCTGACCCTGTCGGGCGGGCAGCGGCAGCGGATCGCGCTGGCCCGGTCGGTCCTCACCCGGCCCCGGGTGCTGGTGCTCGACGACGCGACGTCGGCGGTCGACACCGCCACCGAGGCGGCGATCCACGGGACGCTGCGGGACCTGACCGCCGAGCGGACGACGCTGCTGGTCGCGCACCGCCGGTCGACGCTGGCGCTGGCCGACCGGATCGCCGTGCTGGACCGCGGCCGGGTGGTCGACATCGGCACCGAGGACGAGCTGCGGGGCCGGTGCCCGCTGTTCCGGGAGCTGCTGGCGACCGGTCCGGCGGACGAGCTGGGTGGCGCGGACCCGGCCGCGCCGGATCGTCCGGCGCCGGACGATCTCGCGCCGGGCCACGCCGGGCGGGTCGACGGCAGCCGCGGCGACCGCAGCCGGGCCGACGGCAGCCGGAGCGCCCCCGTGCCGGTCGATGCCGTGCCGGCGACCGTCGGAGCCGGAGGGACCGCGCCCGCGGGGATCGGCGGCATCACGCCCGAGCTGTGGCCGGACGTCGAGCGCACCGATGATCCGGACCGGGCGCTCGGCCGGGAGGCCGGCGGCCCCGCGGGCTGGGCCGGCACGGTCAGCGCCACCCCCGAGCTGCTGGAGAAGGTCGCACGGCTGCCCCCGGCCACCGAGTCGCCACGGCTGCGCGGCCAGGGCGACCCCACCGCGCCCGACCCGCACTTCCGCCTGTCGTCGCTGCTGCGCCCGGTCCGGCTGCTGCTGGTGCTGGGTGTGGTCCTGATGGCCGCGGACGCGCTCGCCACGCTGGCCCTGCCGAGCATCGCCCGGGTCGCGGTCGACTCCGGCATCGCTCACGGGTCGACCCGGGTGCTGCTGGTCGCGGCACTGGCCGGGCTCCTGATCGTCGTGGCCGACGCGGTCGTGGTCGGGTTCCAGACGCTCGTCACGGCCCGCGCCGGGGAGAGCCTGCTGTACCTGCTGCGGCTGCGCAGCTACGCCCACCTGCAACGGCTCGGGCTCGACTACTACGAGCGCGAGCTCGCGGGCCGGATCATGACCCGGATGACGACCGACGTGGACGCGCTGTCCACGTTCCTGCAGACCGGCCTGGCACAGGCGCTGGTCAGCGTCCTCACCATCGGTGGTGTCGCCGTGGCACTGGTCGCGACCGACGCCGAGCTCGCCCTGTACGCGCTGGGCTGGCTGCTGCCGCTGCTGGCGGTCGTGACCGTGGTGTTCCGCCGGTTCTCCTCGCGGGCCTACGCGGAGGCGCGCGAGCGGGTCAGCGTGGTCAACGCCGACCTGCAGGAGAACGTGACCGGGGTCCGGATCGCGCAGGCCCACGTCCGGGAGGAGCTCAGCTACGACCGCTTCGGCGAACGCTCGGACGCCTACCGCCGCTCCCGGCTGCGGGCGCAGCGCTACATCGCACTCTACTTCCCGTTCGTGGCGTTCCTGTCCGACATCGCGTCGGCGGTGGTGCTCGGCGCCGGCGGAGCCATGATCCTCTCCGGGGAGATCACCGCCGGGGTGCTGACCGCGTTCCTGCTGTACCTGACCCTGTTCTTCGGCCCGGTCCAGCAGCTGTCCCAGGTCTTCGACGGTTACCAGCAGGCCCGCGTCGGCCTGAACCGCATCGCCGAGCTGCTGCGGACGCCCACGTCGGTGCCCGACGTGCCGCAGCACCCGGTCCCGGTGCCGGAGCGGATCCGCGGGGCGGTGGAGCTGGACCACGTGACGTTCTCCTACGACGGCGCCGGGACCCCGGCGCTGGACGACGTCTCGCTGCGGGTGTCGCCCGGGGAGACCGTGGCACTGGTCGGTGCGACCGGGGCCGGCAAGTCCACGCTGATCAAGCTGCTGGCCCGGTTCTACGACGCCGGCGAGGGGCAGGTCCGAGTGGACGGCGTCGACGTGCGCCGGTACCCGCTCGCCGGGTACCGGTCCCGGCTCGGCGTCGTGCCGCAGGAGGCGCACCTGTTCACCGGGGACGTGGCGTCCAACATCGCCTACGGCCGCCCGGACGCGTCACCGGAACGGATCGAGGCGGCCGCCCGGGCGGTCGGGGCCCACGACCTGGTGCGGTCGCTGCCGGCCGGGTTCCGGACCCCCGTCGGGGAGCGCGGCCAGGGCCTCTCGGCGGGCCAGCGGCAGCTGGTCGCGCTCGCCCGCGCCG
- a CDS encoding ATP-binding cassette domain-containing protein → MQETAPPGPGRITVEGLGKRFGPVEAVRDLSFTVEPGSVTGFLGPNGSGKTTTLRMILGLVVPTTGRALIDGVPFAELESPGKVVGAVLEVQGVHPKRTARAHLRAAAAAIGVPDSRVDEVLELVGLTAAADRAAGGFSLGMNQRLALAAALLGDPRILVLDEPGNGLDPDGIAWLRSFVNAFAASGRSVLVSSHQLAEMELTAQRLVVIDRGRCRFDGAVSELRAGHGARVLVRSADPAALAEVLAGAGITEVDKVDDGWLAVAGTDAVRVGDLALAAGVAVYGMTEERVGLEQMFLRLLSGEEAA, encoded by the coding sequence GTGCAGGAGACGGCACCACCCGGGCCCGGGCGGATCACCGTCGAGGGCCTGGGCAAGAGGTTCGGGCCGGTCGAGGCGGTGCGGGACCTGTCCTTCACCGTCGAGCCGGGGTCGGTGACCGGCTTCCTCGGGCCGAACGGGTCGGGCAAGACGACGACGCTGCGGATGATCCTCGGCCTGGTCGTCCCGACGACCGGGCGGGCGTTGATCGACGGGGTCCCGTTCGCGGAGCTGGAGTCGCCGGGGAAGGTCGTCGGCGCCGTCCTCGAGGTGCAGGGCGTGCACCCGAAGCGCACCGCCCGGGCGCACCTGCGGGCGGCCGCCGCGGCGATCGGCGTCCCGGACTCGCGGGTCGACGAGGTGCTCGAGCTGGTCGGCCTGACCGCGGCCGCCGACCGCGCGGCCGGCGGGTTCTCGCTCGGGATGAACCAGCGGCTCGCGCTGGCCGCCGCGTTGCTGGGCGACCCGCGGATCCTGGTCCTCGACGAGCCCGGCAACGGGCTCGACCCGGACGGCATCGCCTGGCTGCGGTCGTTCGTCAACGCGTTCGCCGCGTCCGGGCGCAGCGTGCTGGTGTCGTCGCACCAGCTCGCGGAGATGGAGCTGACCGCGCAGCGGCTCGTCGTGATCGACCGGGGCCGCTGCCGGTTCGACGGCGCGGTGTCCGAGCTGCGCGCCGGGCACGGCGCCCGGGTGCTGGTCCGGTCCGCGGACCCGGCGGCGCTGGCCGAGGTACTGGCCGGTGCCGGGATCACCGAGGTCGACAAGGTCGACGACGGCTGGCTGGCCGTCGCCGGGACCGACGCCGTCCGGGTGGGCGACCTGGCGCTGGCCGCGGGCGTCGCCGTGTACGGGATGACCGAGGAACGGGTCGGCCTGGAGCAGATGTTCCTCCGGCTCCTGTCCGGGGAGGAGGCGGCATGA
- a CDS encoding long-chain-fatty-acid--CoA ligase, with protein MIEPDSTVSSLLRQHARTRPDEEALRFGDVRRTWSELDERVRRLAAALRAEGIGPGDRIAVLDLNHPSCLELSLACAWIGAANTVVNFRLAPPEILYVIDDAQARLLLVGPEFAGAAEQLRDKLSTVRRILPVGGEADEYEAFLAAHEPDANPYDAAPGDCFVQLYTSGTTGFPKGAMLTHGAMLAHAAHVAADFELGPADVVQVAMPLFHVGGTSYAFVALTTGARIVLARMPDPEALLDMVAAEGITHTFWVPALMAAMVRVPGAKERDYSSLRAISYGASPMPLPVLRASLDLFGPRLHQVYGMTEACGVVSSLGPEDHADPAVEHRLISAGTPITGVEIEIRDPATGERLGTDEPGEIWVRTDQLMSGYWQKPEATAATITADGWLLSGDGGHMDADGYLYVTDRIKDMIVSGGENVYPAEIERVLAEHPSVGDVAVIGVPDERWGEVPKACVVAAEGTTVDPEALLAHAREHLASFKCPKSVDVLDELPRNPTGKVLKKDLRAPYWAGHERRTV; from the coding sequence GTGATCGAACCGGACAGCACCGTCTCGTCGCTGCTGCGCCAGCACGCCCGCACACGCCCCGACGAGGAGGCGCTGCGCTTCGGGGACGTCCGCCGGACCTGGTCCGAGCTGGACGAGCGGGTGCGCAGGCTGGCCGCCGCGCTGCGTGCCGAGGGCATCGGCCCGGGTGACCGGATCGCCGTGCTGGACCTCAACCACCCGTCCTGCCTGGAGCTGTCGCTGGCCTGCGCGTGGATCGGCGCGGCGAACACGGTGGTGAACTTCCGGCTCGCGCCGCCGGAGATCCTCTACGTGATCGACGACGCGCAGGCACGGCTGCTGCTGGTCGGGCCGGAGTTCGCCGGGGCGGCCGAGCAGCTGCGGGACAAGCTGTCGACCGTGCGCCGGATCCTGCCCGTCGGCGGGGAGGCCGACGAGTACGAGGCGTTCCTCGCCGCGCACGAGCCGGACGCGAACCCCTACGACGCCGCGCCGGGTGACTGTTTCGTCCAGCTCTACACGTCCGGGACCACCGGGTTCCCGAAGGGCGCGATGCTCACCCACGGCGCGATGCTGGCGCACGCGGCGCACGTCGCGGCGGACTTCGAGCTGGGCCCGGCCGACGTCGTGCAGGTGGCGATGCCGCTGTTCCACGTCGGCGGGACCAGCTACGCGTTCGTCGCGCTGACCACCGGCGCGCGGATCGTGCTGGCCCGCATGCCGGACCCCGAGGCGCTGCTGGACATGGTCGCCGCCGAGGGCATCACCCACACGTTCTGGGTGCCGGCGCTGATGGCCGCCATGGTGCGGGTCCCCGGCGCGAAGGAGCGCGACTACTCGTCGTTGCGGGCGATCTCCTACGGCGCCTCGCCGATGCCGCTGCCGGTGCTGCGGGCGTCGCTGGACCTGTTCGGCCCGCGGCTGCACCAGGTCTACGGCATGACCGAGGCGTGCGGTGTCGTCAGCTCGCTCGGCCCGGAGGACCACGCGGACCCGGCCGTCGAGCACCGGCTGATCTCGGCCGGGACGCCGATCACCGGCGTCGAGATCGAGATCCGCGACCCCGCCACCGGGGAACGGCTCGGGACCGACGAGCCCGGCGAGATCTGGGTGCGGACCGACCAGCTGATGAGCGGGTACTGGCAGAAGCCGGAGGCGACCGCGGCGACGATCACCGCCGACGGCTGGCTGCTCTCCGGCGACGGCGGGCACATGGACGCCGACGGCTACCTCTACGTCACCGACCGCATCAAGGACATGATCGTCTCCGGTGGGGAGAACGTGTACCCGGCCGAGATCGAGCGCGTGCTGGCCGAGCACCCGTCGGTGGGGGACGTGGCCGTCATCGGCGTGCCGGACGAGCGGTGGGGCGAGGTCCCGAAGGCGTGCGTGGTCGCCGCGGAGGGCACGACGGTCGATCCCGAGGCGCTCCTCGCCCACGCCCGCGAACACCTGGCGTCGTTCAAGTGCCCGAAGTCGGTGGACGTGCTCGACGAACTGCCCCGCAACCCGACCGGCAAGGTCCTCAAGAAGGATCTGCGGGCGCCGTACTGGGCCGGACACGAACGGCGGACCGTCTGA
- a CDS encoding Fur family transcriptional regulator, giving the protein MSIASDYEDRLRGAALRVTRPRLAVLHAVHDHPHADTDSIIRAVRADLGEVSHQAVYDVLRALTHAGLVRRIQPTGSVARYEARVGDNHHHVVCRSCGAIADVDCAVGAAPCLTASDDSGFVIDEAEVVYWGRCPACSTTTDPGRNSRV; this is encoded by the coding sequence GTGTCGATCGCTTCGGACTACGAGGACAGGTTGCGCGGAGCCGCGCTGCGCGTGACGCGTCCTCGCCTGGCCGTGCTGCACGCCGTCCACGACCATCCGCACGCGGACACGGACTCGATCATCCGTGCGGTGCGGGCGGACCTCGGTGAGGTGTCCCACCAGGCCGTCTACGACGTCCTGCGGGCGCTCACCCACGCCGGTCTCGTGCGACGCATCCAGCCGACGGGATCCGTGGCGCGGTACGAGGCGCGGGTCGGCGACAACCACCACCACGTCGTCTGCCGGTCCTGCGGGGCCATCGCCGACGTGGACTGCGCCGTCGGCGCCGCGCCCTGCCTCACCGCTTCCGACGACAGCGGCTTCGTGATCGACGAGGCCGAGGTCGTCTACTGGGGACGGTGCCCCGCCTGCTCCACCACCACTGACCCTGGAAGGAATTCCCGTGTCTGA
- the katG gene encoding catalase/peroxidase HPI: MSDDHVTVESELNDEASGGCPVAHGALRHPTEGGNANSGWWPNQLNLKILRKHAPASDPMDPDFDYAKEFATVDLDELARDVDAVITTSQDWWPADHGSYAGFFIRMAWHSAGTYRTFDGRGGAGAGMQRFAPLNSWPDNGNLDKARRLLWPVKQKWGRKISWADLMIFAGNRAHEISGFPMFGFAGGRADVWEPDEDVYWGAETTWLGNEARYNGNTDINSRELEAPLGASHMGLIYVNPEGPDASGDPIAAARDIRETFGRMAMNDEETAALIVGGHTLGKTHGAANPDENGNVGPEPEAADITEQGLGWKQNFGTGKGRDAITSGLEVIWSRTPNRWSHDYLKHLYGYEWELEESPAGAKQFVAKDAPEIIPDPEPGYPNRKPRMLVTDVALRVDPIYGEITRRWLDNPSEFEDTYRRAWYKLTHRDMGPRERYLGPWVPQEELLWQDPVPAVDHELVSDDDVAAIKAKVLESGLTTSELVATAWAAASSFRSSDKRGGANGGRIRLEPQRSWEVNDPDRLNTVISKLESLQAEINGSLGGGKKISFADLVVLAGAAGVEKAAKDAGYDVTVPFVPGRTDATQEKTDVESFSYLEPSSDGFRNYHGKGHRLPAEYQLVDRANLLGLSAPEMTVLVGGLRVLGANTKGSTAGVLTERPGTLSNDFFTNLLSMDIEWKSVAGDENAFEAFDATGEKKWTGTRADLVFGSNSELRAVAEVYASADAGEKFVRDFVAAWDKVMMADRYDVA; encoded by the coding sequence GTGTCTGACGACCACGTGACCGTCGAGAGCGAACTGAACGACGAGGCGAGCGGCGGCTGCCCGGTCGCCCACGGCGCCCTCCGCCACCCGACCGAGGGCGGCAACGCCAACTCGGGCTGGTGGCCGAACCAGCTCAACCTGAAGATCCTGCGCAAGCACGCGCCCGCGTCGGACCCGATGGACCCGGACTTCGACTACGCGAAGGAGTTCGCGACCGTCGACCTCGACGAGCTCGCCCGCGACGTCGACGCGGTCATCACCACCTCGCAGGACTGGTGGCCGGCCGACCACGGCAGCTACGCCGGGTTCTTCATCCGGATGGCCTGGCACTCGGCCGGCACCTACCGCACCTTCGACGGCCGCGGCGGCGCGGGCGCCGGCATGCAGCGGTTCGCCCCGCTGAACAGCTGGCCGGACAACGGCAACCTGGACAAGGCCCGCCGCCTGCTGTGGCCGGTCAAGCAGAAGTGGGGCCGCAAGATCTCCTGGGCCGACCTGATGATCTTCGCGGGCAACCGGGCCCACGAGATCTCGGGCTTCCCGATGTTCGGCTTCGCCGGCGGCCGTGCCGACGTCTGGGAGCCGGACGAGGACGTCTACTGGGGCGCCGAGACGACCTGGCTCGGCAACGAGGCGCGCTACAACGGCAACACCGACATCAACAGCCGTGAGCTGGAGGCCCCGCTCGGCGCCTCCCACATGGGTCTGATCTACGTCAACCCGGAGGGCCCGGACGCCAGCGGTGACCCGATCGCCGCGGCCCGCGACATCCGCGAGACCTTCGGCCGGATGGCGATGAACGACGAGGAGACCGCCGCGCTGATCGTCGGCGGGCACACCCTCGGCAAGACCCACGGTGCCGCGAACCCGGACGAGAACGGCAACGTCGGGCCGGAGCCCGAGGCCGCCGACATCACCGAGCAGGGCCTGGGCTGGAAGCAGAACTTCGGCACCGGCAAGGGCCGGGACGCCATCACCTCCGGCCTCGAGGTGATCTGGAGCCGCACCCCGAACCGGTGGAGCCACGACTACCTCAAGCACCTCTACGGCTACGAGTGGGAGCTCGAGGAGTCGCCGGCCGGCGCCAAGCAGTTCGTCGCCAAGGACGCCCCGGAGATCATCCCGGACCCGGAGCCCGGTTACCCGAACCGCAAGCCGCGGATGCTGGTCACCGACGTCGCGCTGCGGGTCGACCCGATCTACGGCGAGATCACCCGCCGCTGGCTGGACAACCCGAGCGAGTTCGAGGACACCTACCGGCGCGCCTGGTACAAGCTGACCCACCGCGACATGGGTCCGCGCGAGCGGTACCTCGGCCCGTGGGTCCCGCAGGAGGAGCTCCTGTGGCAGGACCCGGTCCCGGCCGTGGACCACGAGCTCGTCTCGGACGACGACGTCGCCGCGATCAAGGCGAAGGTGCTCGAGTCCGGCCTGACGACCTCCGAGCTGGTGGCGACGGCGTGGGCCGCGGCCTCGTCGTTCCGGTCCAGCGACAAGCGCGGCGGCGCCAACGGCGGCCGCATCCGGCTGGAGCCGCAGCGCAGCTGGGAGGTCAACGACCCGGACCGCCTGAACACCGTGATCTCGAAGCTGGAGTCGCTCCAGGCCGAGATCAACGGCTCGCTCGGCGGCGGCAAGAAGATCAGCTTCGCCGACCTGGTCGTGCTCGCCGGTGCTGCCGGTGTCGAGAAGGCCGCGAAGGACGCGGGGTACGACGTCACGGTGCCGTTCGTCCCGGGCCGCACCGACGCCACCCAGGAGAAGACCGACGTCGAGTCGTTCTCCTACCTGGAGCCGTCCAGCGACGGGTTCCGGAACTACCACGGGAAGGGCCACCGCCTGCCCGCCGAGTACCAGCTCGTGGACCGGGCGAACCTGCTCGGTCTGTCGGCCCCGGAGATGACCGTGCTCGTCGGTGGTCTGCGGGTGCTGGGCGCCAATACCAAGGGCTCCACCGCCGGTGTGCTCACCGAGCGGCCGGGCACCCTGAGCAACGACTTCTTCACCAACCTCCTCTCGATGGACATCGAGTGGAAGTCGGTCGCCGGTGACGAGAACGCCTTCGAGGCGTTCGACGCCACCGGGGAGAAGAAGTGGACCGGCACCCGGGCCGACCTGGTGTTCGGCTCCAACTCCGAGCTGCGTGCCGTGGCCGAGGTCTACGCCAGCGCCGACGCCGGCGAGAAGTTCGTGCGCGACTTCGTCGCCGCGTGGGACAAGGTCATGATGGCCGACCGCTACGACGTGGCCTGA
- a CDS encoding type II toxin-antitoxin system Phd/YefM family antitoxin: protein MQVNVQDAKTRLSQLLAAVERGEDVVIARDGRPVARLVPIDAPAPRRVGFVAGSVPDSFFEPLSEDELARWE, encoded by the coding sequence ATGCAGGTGAACGTCCAGGACGCCAAGACGCGGCTCTCCCAGCTGCTGGCTGCCGTGGAGCGTGGAGAGGACGTCGTGATCGCCCGGGACGGTCGGCCGGTCGCCCGGCTGGTCCCGATCGACGCACCCGCGCCTCGCCGGGTCGGGTTCGTCGCAGGCAGCGTCCCCGACTCGTTCTTCGAGCCGCTCTCCGAGGACGAGCTGGCGCGCTGGGAATGA
- a CDS encoding type II toxin-antitoxin system VapC family toxin translates to MMLVLDTHALLWTLLDPTRIPERTLERIRDPRTDLAVSAASAWEIATKVRLGKLAGAEAVVHGYLAHLELLGAGELPITSSDALTAGSLTWTHRDPFDRMIVAQCIARSYPLVTADEAVTAFGAVTTIW, encoded by the coding sequence ATGATGCTCGTCCTGGACACCCACGCGTTGCTGTGGACGCTGCTCGATCCCACGCGGATCCCGGAGCGCACACTGGAACGGATACGGGACCCGCGCACGGACCTCGCGGTGTCGGCCGCCAGCGCGTGGGAGATCGCGACCAAGGTCCGTCTCGGGAAGCTCGCCGGCGCCGAGGCCGTCGTCCACGGCTATCTCGCGCACCTGGAGCTGCTGGGCGCGGGCGAGCTCCCGATCACGTCGTCGGACGCGCTGACCGCCGGGTCGCTGACCTGGACACATCGTGACCCGTTCGACCGGATGATCGTCGCGCAGTGCATCGCACGGTCGTACCCGCTGGTGACCGCCGACGAGGCGGTCACCGCGTTCGGAGCGGTCACGACGATCTGGTGA
- a CDS encoding alpha/beta fold hydrolase yields MTTYVLVPGFWLGAWAWDAVAADLRSRGHEVVPVELGHAPGDTAESHVDDVLAALAPLGGPAVLVGHSGGGPVCAAAAERARERVAHLVFVDTGVLPDGVPQIEFTAPDEQERTRAAIAAHGSGLPMPTRDEFAALGTSTDGIPDALFDEVRARSLVEPAGAVLSGVRRGAPDPTLPKTVVACSFTADQVRPLIDGGVPGFAEMGGPEWSFAELPTGHWPMFSEPERLAAVLDGVHPA; encoded by the coding sequence ATGACGACGTACGTGCTGGTCCCGGGGTTCTGGTTGGGTGCATGGGCGTGGGACGCGGTCGCGGCCGACCTGCGGTCCCGCGGGCACGAGGTGGTGCCGGTCGAGCTCGGGCACGCGCCCGGCGACACCGCCGAGTCCCACGTGGACGACGTGCTCGCCGCGCTCGCCCCGCTCGGCGGGCCGGCGGTCCTGGTCGGGCACAGCGGTGGTGGCCCGGTCTGCGCGGCCGCCGCCGAGCGGGCCCGGGAGCGGGTCGCGCACCTGGTGTTCGTCGACACCGGAGTGCTGCCCGACGGCGTACCGCAGATCGAGTTCACCGCGCCCGACGAGCAGGAGCGCACCCGCGCCGCGATCGCCGCGCACGGATCCGGCCTGCCGATGCCCACGCGCGACGAGTTCGCCGCGCTCGGCACGAGCACCGACGGCATCCCGGACGCCCTGTTCGACGAGGTCCGCGCCCGGTCGCTGGTCGAGCCGGCCGGGGCGGTGCTGTCCGGTGTCCGTCGCGGGGCGCCCGACCCGACGTTGCCGAAGACCGTCGTGGCCTGCAGCTTCACCGCGGACCAGGTGCGCCCGCTGATCGACGGGGGCGTCCCCGGCTTCGCGGAGATGGGCGGCCCGGAGTGGTCGTTCGCGGAGCTTCCGACCGGGCACTGGCCGATGTTCTCCGAGCCGGAGCGGCTGGCCGCGGTGCTGGACGGGGTGCACCCCGCCTGA